One window of Paenibacillus sp. FSL K6-3182 genomic DNA carries:
- a CDS encoding FliA/WhiG family RNA polymerase sigma factor has product MIEQKTPHLTNLQMWQAWREQGDLEAKKTLIEQYLPLVDYVTNRMAIGLPKNVIRDDLASNGVMGLIDAIEKFDYGRGLQFETYASWRIRGAIIDGLRQGDWVPRSVREKAKRVEEAYQHLEQQYLRSVTDAEISRYLDVTEKEFINMLQDIAVTTVCSLEDPIREEESETRMSLLVDDKAKNPDHKVHEFYLKESLVKGIEKLTEKERTVVSLFYYEELSLSEIAEVMSLSPSRISQLHSKAILRLRGALAKHKDQLMQH; this is encoded by the coding sequence ATGATTGAGCAGAAGACCCCTCATTTGACAAACTTGCAGATGTGGCAAGCCTGGAGAGAACAAGGCGATTTGGAAGCGAAAAAGACGTTGATTGAACAATATTTGCCGCTGGTTGATTATGTAACGAATCGAATGGCCATTGGACTCCCGAAAAACGTCATTAGAGATGACCTTGCAAGCAATGGCGTAATGGGTCTTATTGATGCAATTGAAAAATTTGATTACGGCCGCGGCTTGCAGTTTGAAACGTATGCGTCATGGCGCATTCGCGGCGCTATTATAGATGGCTTAAGACAAGGTGACTGGGTCCCGCGTTCTGTGCGAGAAAAGGCCAAACGAGTAGAAGAGGCATATCAGCATTTAGAGCAGCAGTACTTGCGTTCTGTGACAGATGCAGAAATTAGCCGCTATCTTGATGTAACGGAGAAAGAATTCATTAATATGCTGCAAGATATTGCGGTAACAACGGTCTGTTCATTGGAGGACCCGATTCGTGAAGAGGAATCGGAGACAAGAATGTCTTTGCTAGTGGACGATAAGGCGAAAAACCCGGATCATAAGGTTCATGAGTTTTATTTGAAAGAATCATTGGTTAAAGGGATTGAAAAACTTACGGAAAAGGAACGAACAGTCGTTTCTCTCTTCTATTATGAGGAATTATCATTAAGTGAAATTGCTGAAGTAATGTCACTATCACCGTCGAGAATATCCCAGCTCCATTCTAAAGCGATTTTGAGGCTGCGAGGAGCTTTGGCTAAGCATAAAGATCAACTCATGCAACATTAA
- a CDS encoding chemotaxis protein CheD produces MIQQNLVKVGMADLNIATDGAILKTTGLGSCVGLTLYDPTRKIAGMAHVMLPSSDIARETKMNLAKYADTAIPELLDRMIAAGAHIERMKAKMAGGAQMFAMSGHSDSLRIGPRNVESCTEMLRRFKIPIISQDTGGNFGRTIEFDSTSGMLSIRSVQFGTKEI; encoded by the coding sequence ATGATACAACAAAATTTGGTCAAAGTCGGCATGGCAGATTTAAATATTGCAACGGATGGGGCGATACTCAAAACGACCGGCTTAGGTTCATGTGTTGGACTTACTTTGTATGATCCAACGCGAAAAATAGCCGGTATGGCACATGTCATGCTGCCATCTTCAGACATTGCCCGTGAGACCAAAATGAATCTAGCTAAATATGCAGATACCGCCATACCCGAGCTGCTTGATCGAATGATAGCAGCAGGTGCACACATTGAACGCATGAAAGCTAAGATGGCTGGTGGAGCTCAAATGTTTGCTATGTCTGGACACAGTGATTCGCTAAGAATTGGCCCGCGCAATGTTGAATCCTGTACAGAAATGCTTAGAAGATTCAAAATTCCGATTATTTCTCAAGATACGGGCGGGAATTTTGGTAGAACGATAGAGTTTGACAGTACTAGCGGAATGCTTTCCATAAGAAGTGTGCAATTTGGAACAAAGGAGATTTAA
- a CDS encoding chemotaxis protein CheW — protein sequence MGEELKVIVFALGSEEYGIEVDKVRTIERLSPITRVPKTATFIKGVINLRGVVVPVIDLRGRFNLTETATTENSRIIVVSVADIEVGFIVDSANDVIDIDTDTIDLPPEIVGGIKAKYLRGIAKLGEGRLLIMLNLSEVLNKNEIIQLEQLEV from the coding sequence ATGGGAGAAGAATTAAAGGTTATCGTGTTTGCACTAGGCAGCGAAGAGTATGGAATTGAAGTAGACAAGGTCCGTACGATTGAAAGATTGTCTCCAATTACACGCGTTCCGAAAACAGCTACTTTTATTAAAGGGGTTATTAATCTTCGCGGTGTGGTCGTTCCTGTCATTGACCTAAGAGGCAGATTCAATCTAACGGAAACGGCAACTACAGAAAACTCAAGAATCATTGTTGTTTCAGTGGCTGACATCGAAGTTGGATTCATCGTAGATTCGGCGAATGATGTCATCGACATCGATACAGATACGATTGATTTGCCGCCCGAAATTGTTGGAGGCATTAAAGCTAAATACTTAAGAGGCATTGCAAAGCTTGGTGAAGGTCGACTTCTCATCATGCTGAACTTGTCCGAAGTGCTCAACAAGAATGAAATTATTCAACTTGAGCAGCTTGAGGTATAA
- a CDS encoding chemotaxis protein CheC, whose product MNLFNRFEAFELDVLKEVGNIGAGNAATALSRLLDKPVDMAVPKVSLLPFEEVAERVGGSEKIVIAVFLRVEGEAPGNMFFIIEEDSARRLLRQLLSLNIEEQDGYSEMELSALCEIGNILAGSYLSSLADFTHLAMAPSVPAIAVDMAGAVLSYGLMQYGEMGDSALLIETTFLEDCQSLEGHFFLIPDPESFEKIFRALGVVSE is encoded by the coding sequence GTGAACCTTTTTAACCGCTTTGAAGCATTTGAATTAGATGTATTGAAAGAAGTCGGCAATATTGGAGCAGGCAATGCTGCTACTGCATTATCCCGTTTGTTAGATAAGCCAGTTGATATGGCGGTGCCGAAGGTAAGTTTGCTTCCATTTGAAGAAGTTGCAGAGCGTGTTGGCGGTTCCGAAAAAATCGTCATTGCTGTTTTTCTTCGAGTGGAAGGAGAAGCTCCCGGCAACATGTTTTTTATCATTGAAGAAGATTCGGCAAGGCGATTGTTGCGTCAGCTGCTTTCCTTAAATATTGAAGAGCAGGACGGTTATTCAGAAATGGAGCTGTCTGCTCTTTGTGAGATTGGCAATATTTTAGCAGGCTCTTATTTATCTTCATTAGCTGATTTCACTCATTTAGCAATGGCCCCCTCCGTACCCGCTATAGCAGTAGATATGGCAGGTGCCGTGCTTAGCTACGGTTTAATGCAATACGGAGAAATGGGGGACTCGGCCCTACTTATTGAAACGACCTTTTTGGAGGATTGTCAGTCGCTTGAAGGACATTTTTTCCTCATTCCAGATCCAGAGTCGTTTGAGAAAATTTTTAGGGCTTTGGGAGTCGTTAGCGAATGA
- a CDS encoding FapA family protein: protein MENLQLESYLRIQTSADNLSAFLTFSRISDEFECNGDELERFLHSKGIVFGLRKEVLSQIGTNPLAYFKEQTLVAQGQSPTPGKDGYVKLVYDMDKNVNAPTELEDGKVDFKEVVQLKNVKRGQLIAERFEPTAGPVGRTVTGEEIAPRLGKHVRFKVGKNVVLNNEQTAMYSAIDGLISLTEKEKINVFPVYEVNGDVDYSVGNIDFVGTVVIRGNVLSGFRVKASGDIRVIGGVEGAEIESEGSVEITGGILGSNKGFVKAGRNVRSSFIQEGNVIAGEEVLVSQSIMHSHVKAGKNVVCSGAKGLIVGGLVQAGDLVSARTIGNSMSTATTIEVGVNPESRSELLELRTRLRQNMDNLDKTDKALVILDQLAVTGKLTPEKLALRVKLTATKRQTVLENDETRSRILEIEKTLENTDRSKIDVSNIVFGGTKIVIGRYTKFVKDSAQRVTFRYSEGDIVLVPYTK from the coding sequence GTGGAAAATCTTCAATTAGAATCATACCTACGCATACAGACATCTGCCGATAATTTGTCTGCATTTTTAACCTTTAGCAGGATTTCGGACGAATTCGAATGTAACGGCGATGAGCTAGAACGATTCTTGCATAGCAAGGGGATCGTTTTTGGCCTTCGTAAAGAAGTTCTGAGTCAGATTGGCACTAATCCTCTCGCATATTTCAAAGAACAAACACTTGTTGCGCAAGGGCAGTCTCCCACACCTGGTAAAGACGGATATGTGAAGCTAGTTTATGATATGGATAAAAATGTGAACGCCCCAACGGAGCTCGAAGATGGGAAGGTTGACTTTAAAGAAGTTGTTCAGTTGAAGAACGTCAAGCGTGGACAATTGATTGCTGAGCGATTCGAGCCTACAGCGGGACCTGTTGGCAGGACGGTAACGGGAGAGGAAATTGCTCCTAGGCTCGGCAAGCACGTTAGATTTAAAGTAGGCAAAAATGTCGTTTTGAACAATGAGCAGACGGCTATGTATTCGGCAATTGACGGCTTGATTTCACTTACTGAAAAAGAAAAAATTAATGTGTTTCCTGTTTACGAAGTAAACGGCGATGTGGATTATAGTGTCGGCAATATTGATTTTGTTGGTACAGTAGTCATCAGAGGCAATGTTCTTAGCGGATTCAGGGTTAAAGCTTCGGGCGATATCCGAGTTATTGGCGGAGTTGAAGGGGCAGAAATCGAATCAGAAGGCTCTGTTGAAATTACAGGCGGAATATTGGGAAGCAATAAAGGTTTTGTAAAAGCTGGACGAAACGTCCGGAGCTCATTTATACAAGAAGGCAATGTTATCGCGGGCGAAGAGGTGCTGGTATCTCAGAGCATCATGCATTCGCATGTAAAAGCCGGAAAAAATGTTGTGTGCTCAGGTGCTAAAGGATTGATCGTAGGCGGACTTGTACAAGCAGGTGACCTTGTCAGCGCGCGAACCATTGGCAACTCGATGTCCACAGCCACAACCATTGAAGTAGGCGTAAACCCTGAATCTCGTTCGGAGCTGCTCGAGCTAAGAACGAGGCTAAGGCAGAATATGGATAATTTAGATAAAACGGATAAAGCGCTTGTTATTTTGGATCAATTAGCTGTGACAGGGAAATTAACTCCTGAGAAGCTGGCATTGCGCGTTAAGCTGACCGCCACAAAACGTCAGACCGTGCTTGAGAATGATGAGACGAGAAGCCGTATTCTTGAGATAGAGAAAACGCTGGAGAACACAGATCGATCAAAGATCGATGTCAGCAATATTGTATTTGGCGGAACAAAAATTGTAATTGGCAGGTACACAAAGTTTGTGAAGGATTCAGCACAGCGTGTGACCTTCCGTTATTCCGAAGGGGATATCGTCTTAGTTCCTTATACCAAATAA